A region from the Variovorax sp. V93 genome encodes:
- a CDS encoding ABC transporter substrate-binding protein produces the protein MKRAASASILKPLAACAALATLAFAAPALAQEKTLRIAMTAADIPRTLGQPDQGFEGNRFTGIPIYDSLTQWDLSKADAPSVLIPALAASWAVDAKDKTKWVFKLRPGVKFHDGSAFNADAVVWNVQKVLDKDAPQFDPSQVGVTASRMPTLRTARKIDDLTVELTTSEPDAFLPINLTNLFMASPAHWQKKFDAAAGATPADKAKAAWTAFAADPAGSGPFKVTRFVARERLELAANKAYWDARRVPKIDKVVMLPMPEANARTAALLGGQVDWIEAPAPDAMAQITQRGFKIYSNAQPHVWPWQLSFAEGSPWLDKRVRQAANLCIDRGGMKQLLGGMMAEPKGTVPPGHPWFGKPGFDIRYDVKAAQALMTQAGYSAAKPIKVKVQISASGSGQMQPLPMNEFAQQSLKQCFFDVQFDVIEWNTLFTNWRKGAKDPSANGANAVNISFAAMDPFFAMVRFVSTKAFPPVSNNWGYYGSAEVDKLVADARTSFDDKTRDAALAKLHTHIVDDAPFVWIAHDVGPRAMSAKVKNVVQPKSWFIDIATMAMD, from the coding sequence GTGAAGCGTGCCGCCTCTGCCTCGATCCTGAAACCCCTGGCCGCCTGCGCGGCGCTCGCCACCCTGGCCTTCGCGGCACCGGCCCTGGCCCAGGAGAAGACGCTGCGCATCGCCATGACCGCGGCCGACATTCCGCGCACGCTGGGCCAGCCCGACCAGGGCTTCGAGGGCAACCGCTTCACCGGCATTCCGATCTACGACTCGCTCACGCAGTGGGACCTGTCCAAGGCCGACGCGCCGAGCGTGCTGATCCCGGCGCTGGCCGCCTCGTGGGCCGTCGACGCCAAGGACAAGACCAAGTGGGTCTTCAAGCTGCGCCCCGGCGTCAAGTTCCACGACGGTTCCGCCTTCAATGCCGACGCGGTGGTGTGGAACGTGCAGAAGGTGCTCGACAAGGACGCCCCGCAGTTCGACCCGAGCCAGGTCGGCGTGACCGCTTCGCGCATGCCCACGCTGCGCACTGCGCGCAAGATCGACGACCTGACGGTCGAACTCACCACCAGCGAGCCGGACGCCTTCCTGCCGATCAACCTCACGAACCTGTTCATGGCCTCGCCGGCCCACTGGCAGAAGAAGTTCGACGCCGCGGCCGGCGCCACACCCGCCGACAAGGCCAAGGCCGCCTGGACCGCCTTCGCGGCCGACCCCGCGGGCTCGGGCCCGTTCAAGGTCACCCGCTTCGTGGCCCGCGAGCGCCTGGAGCTGGCCGCCAACAAGGCCTACTGGGACGCCAGGCGCGTGCCGAAGATCGACAAGGTCGTGATGCTGCCGATGCCCGAGGCCAATGCGCGCACCGCCGCGCTGCTGGGCGGCCAGGTCGACTGGATCGAGGCGCCCGCACCCGACGCCATGGCGCAGATCACGCAGCGCGGCTTCAAGATCTATTCCAACGCGCAGCCGCACGTGTGGCCGTGGCAGCTGTCGTTCGCCGAGGGATCGCCCTGGCTCGACAAGCGCGTGCGCCAGGCGGCCAACCTGTGCATCGATCGCGGCGGCATGAAGCAGCTGCTGGGCGGCATGATGGCCGAGCCCAAGGGCACGGTGCCGCCGGGCCATCCGTGGTTCGGCAAGCCGGGCTTCGACATCCGCTACGACGTGAAGGCCGCGCAGGCGCTCATGACGCAGGCCGGCTACTCGGCCGCCAAGCCGATCAAGGTCAAGGTGCAGATCTCGGCCTCGGGCTCGGGCCAGATGCAGCCGCTGCCGATGAACGAATTCGCGCAGCAGTCGCTCAAGCAGTGCTTCTTCGACGTGCAGTTCGACGTGATCGAATGGAACACGCTCTTCACCAACTGGCGCAAGGGCGCGAAGGACCCGTCGGCCAACGGCGCGAATGCGGTCAACATCAGCTTTGCGGCGATGGACCCGTTCTTCGCGATGGTGCGCTTCGTGAGCACCAAGGCCTTCCCGCCGGTGTCCAACAACTGGGGCTACTACGGCAGCGCAGAGGTCGACAAGCTGGTGGCCGACGCGCGCACCAGCTTCGACGACAAGACGCGCGATGCCGCGCTTGCGAAGCTGCACACCCACATCGTGGACGATGCGCCCTTCGTGTGGATCGCGCACGACGTGGGGCCGCGCGCGATGTCGGCCAAGGTCAAGAACGTGGTGCAGCCCAAGAGCTGGTTCATCGACATCGCGACGATGGCGATGGACTGA
- the pyrC gene encoding dihydroorotase, producing the protein MTDTLTITRPDDWHLHVRDGAALEAVVPHSARQFGRALVMPNLRPPVTTAAQAMAYRDRIRAAVPPGTAFEPVMSLYLTDRLPPEEIALAAEAGVRALKLYPAGATTNSDAGVTDIRHTYKTLEAMQKHGLLLLVHGEVTDPAVDLFDREAVFIDRVMIPLRRDFPELKVVFEHLTTKEGAHYVRDANRFTAATITAHHLLYNRNAIFTGGIRPHYYCLPVLKRETHRVALVEAATSGSDRFFLGTDSAPHPAHLKEHALGCAGCYTALTAIELYAEAFDNVDALDKLEGFASFHGADFYGLPRNSGTITLKRESWTVPETVPYGDATLKPLRGGETLNWRMG; encoded by the coding sequence ATGACAGACACCCTCACCATCACCCGCCCGGACGACTGGCACCTGCATGTGCGCGACGGCGCCGCCCTCGAAGCCGTGGTCCCGCACAGCGCGCGCCAGTTCGGCCGCGCGCTGGTCATGCCCAACCTGCGCCCCCCTGTGACCACCGCGGCGCAGGCCATGGCCTACCGCGACCGCATCCGCGCGGCGGTGCCGCCGGGCACGGCCTTCGAGCCCGTGATGTCGCTCTACCTGACCGACAGGCTGCCGCCCGAGGAAATCGCGCTGGCCGCGGAAGCCGGCGTGCGCGCGCTCAAGCTCTACCCGGCCGGAGCCACCACCAACAGCGATGCCGGCGTGACCGACATCCGCCACACCTACAAGACGCTCGAGGCCATGCAGAAGCACGGCCTGCTGCTGCTGGTGCATGGCGAGGTCACCGATCCGGCGGTCGACCTGTTCGACCGCGAGGCCGTCTTCATCGACCGCGTGATGATTCCCCTGCGCCGCGACTTTCCCGAGCTCAAGGTGGTGTTCGAGCACCTCACCACGAAAGAGGGCGCCCACTACGTGCGCGATGCCAACCGCTTCACGGCCGCCACCATCACCGCGCACCACCTGCTGTACAACCGCAACGCCATCTTCACCGGCGGCATCCGCCCGCACTACTACTGCCTGCCCGTGCTCAAGCGCGAGACGCACCGCGTGGCGCTGGTGGAGGCGGCCACCAGCGGCAGCGACCGCTTCTTCCTCGGCACCGACAGCGCGCCGCATCCGGCCCACCTGAAGGAGCATGCGCTCGGCTGCGCCGGCTGCTACACCGCGCTGACTGCCATCGAGCTCTATGCCGAGGCCTTCGACAACGTGGACGCACTCGACAAGCTCGAGGGCTTCGCGAGCTTCCACGGCGCCGACTTCTACGGCCTGCCGCGCAACAGCGGCACCATCACGCTGAAGCGCGAAAGCTGGACTGTGCCGGAAACCGTGCCCTACGGCGACGCCACGCTCAAGCCGCTGCGCGGTGGTGAAACGCTGAACTGGCGCATGGGCTGA
- a CDS encoding NYN domain-containing protein, with protein sequence MTSTPCVMLLIDADNVSSDVIEQAVQRTLTEHGAVHVRRAYCNAETAVKQQALFKRLSVRPMVNISAGKNSTDIALAVDAIDLVIAERPDLVVLVSSDSDFAPLVIRLREKGCRVCGLGQQGKTGEETVAVYDEFTDLQHHGAPVAPRSAPAKKAAAKVAAKRAPAKTEKTEKSAAAPARKTAAKAPVRKTAKAAAKPLAPQPPSEAAEFILRAAPALRSGADVPLNDVAQALRAAGLLGKHGSSLKLFDKLPAEFAVLQHPDRIRWTGAATP encoded by the coding sequence ATGACTTCCACGCCGTGCGTGATGCTCCTGATCGACGCCGACAACGTCTCCTCCGACGTGATCGAGCAAGCCGTGCAGCGCACGCTGACCGAGCACGGCGCCGTGCACGTGCGCCGCGCCTATTGCAACGCCGAGACGGCGGTCAAGCAGCAGGCGCTCTTCAAGCGGTTGTCGGTGCGGCCGATGGTCAATATTTCGGCCGGCAAGAACAGCACCGACATCGCGCTCGCCGTGGATGCCATCGATCTCGTGATCGCCGAGCGCCCCGACCTGGTGGTGCTGGTGTCTTCCGATTCCGACTTTGCGCCGCTCGTGATCCGGCTGCGCGAAAAGGGCTGCCGCGTCTGCGGCCTCGGCCAGCAGGGCAAGACCGGCGAAGAGACCGTGGCGGTCTACGACGAGTTCACCGACCTGCAGCACCACGGCGCGCCGGTCGCGCCCCGCAGCGCGCCCGCGAAGAAGGCCGCGGCCAAGGTGGCCGCGAAGCGTGCGCCGGCCAAGACGGAAAAGACGGAGAAGAGTGCGGCCGCGCCGGCCCGCAAGACCGCGGCCAAGGCCCCGGTCCGAAAGACCGCCAAGGCCGCAGCGAAGCCGCTCGCGCCGCAGCCGCCTTCCGAAGCCGCCGAATTCATCCTGCGGGCGGCACCTGCGCTGCGCAGTGGTGCCGACGTGCCGCTCAACGACGTGGCCCAGGCCCTGCGCGCGGCCGGCCTGCTCGGCAAACACGGCAGTTCGCTCAAGCTGTTCGACAAGCTCCCGGCGGAGTTCGCCGTGCTGCAGCACCCCGACCGCATCCGCTGGACCGGAGCCGCCACGCCTTGA
- a CDS encoding DUF3025 domain-containing protein, with the protein MSLAAVDWAQPWLAPYRAIGQAAAQTALGTSVAAALQREAAPGFRPAFVPQSALHAGQAYEVHIFQTGTVPTRDNLHDFFNGLVWLAFPEAKRRLNEMQAAEIARSGVGATRGPLRDALTLFDENGAVLDAPEPLWQALAERDWHTLFVTQRTLWSEARLWIFGHALLEKLATPRKALTAHVLRLPPPAAGGPAAPCDRALARSLDPHQLAQKPFVPLPVLGVPGWWAGNAAADFYDDPKVFRPGP; encoded by the coding sequence TTGAGCCTGGCGGCGGTCGACTGGGCGCAGCCCTGGCTCGCGCCTTATCGCGCCATCGGCCAGGCGGCGGCGCAGACGGCGCTCGGCACCTCGGTCGCTGCCGCGCTGCAGCGGGAAGCAGCGCCGGGTTTCAGGCCCGCCTTCGTGCCGCAGTCGGCGCTGCACGCGGGGCAGGCCTACGAAGTCCACATCTTCCAGACCGGCACCGTGCCGACGCGCGACAACCTGCACGACTTCTTCAACGGCCTCGTCTGGCTCGCCTTTCCGGAGGCCAAGCGCCGCCTGAACGAAATGCAGGCCGCCGAGATTGCCCGCTCGGGCGTTGGCGCCACGCGCGGCCCGCTGCGCGACGCGCTCACGCTGTTCGACGAGAACGGCGCCGTGCTCGATGCGCCCGAGCCGCTGTGGCAGGCGCTGGCCGAGCGCGACTGGCACACGCTTTTCGTGACGCAGCGCACGCTGTGGTCCGAGGCGCGCCTCTGGATCTTCGGCCATGCGCTGCTCGAAAAACTCGCCACCCCGCGCAAGGCGCTCACCGCGCATGTGCTGCGGCTGCCGCCACCCGCTGCCGGCGGGCCGGCGGCGCCCTGCGATCGGGCGCTGGCACGCAGCCTCGATCCGCATCAGCTGGCGCAAAAACCCTTCGTTCCGCTGCCCGTGCTGGGCGTGCCGGGCTGGTGGGCCGGCAACGCGGCGGCCGATTTCTACGACGATCCCAAGGTCTTCAGGCCCGGTCCGTAG
- the htpX gene encoding protease HtpX, with the protein MKRILLFVLTNVMVVAVLGIVASLLGVNRFLTANGLNLTALLGFALIMGFGGAIISLLISKPMAKWTTKLHMIDNPQSPDEAWIVGTVRKFADKAGIGMPEVGIFEGEPNAFATGAFKNSSLVAVSTGLLQNMTREEVEAVIGHEVAHIANGDMVTMTLIQGVMNTFVVFLSRVIGYAVDSFLRRGDDRSSGPGIGYYVSTIVLDIVLGFAAAIVVAWFSRQREFRADAGSAALMGQKQPMMNALARLGGLPAGELPKAVEAMGITGSIGKLFATHPPIEERIAALQNARG; encoded by the coding sequence TTGAAACGTATCCTTCTGTTCGTTTTGACCAATGTGATGGTCGTTGCAGTGCTCGGCATCGTCGCCAGCCTGCTCGGCGTCAACCGCTTTCTGACGGCCAACGGGCTGAACCTCACGGCGCTGCTCGGCTTTGCGCTCATCATGGGCTTCGGCGGCGCGATCATTTCGCTCCTGATCAGCAAGCCCATGGCCAAGTGGACGACCAAGCTGCACATGATCGACAACCCCCAGTCGCCCGACGAGGCCTGGATCGTCGGCACGGTGCGCAAGTTCGCCGACAAGGCCGGCATCGGCATGCCCGAGGTCGGCATCTTCGAAGGCGAGCCCAATGCCTTCGCGACCGGCGCGTTCAAGAACTCGTCGCTGGTGGCGGTGTCCACCGGCCTGCTGCAGAACATGACGCGCGAAGAAGTCGAGGCCGTGATCGGCCACGAGGTGGCGCACATCGCCAACGGCGACATGGTCACCATGACGCTGATCCAGGGCGTGATGAACACCTTCGTCGTGTTCCTCTCGCGCGTGATCGGCTATGCGGTCGACAGCTTCCTGCGCCGCGGCGACGACCGTTCGTCGGGCCCGGGCATCGGCTACTACGTGAGCACCATCGTGCTGGACATCGTGCTGGGCTTTGCCGCCGCCATCGTGGTGGCCTGGTTCTCGCGCCAGCGCGAATTCCGCGCCGACGCCGGCTCGGCCGCGCTCATGGGGCAGAAGCAGCCGATGATGAATGCGCTGGCCCGCCTCGGCGGCCTGCCGGCCGGCGAACTGCCCAAGGCAGTGGAAGCCATGGGCATCACGGGCAGCATCGGCAAGCTCTTTGCCACGCACCCGCCGATCGAAGAGCGGATTGCGGCGCTGCAGAACGCGCGCGGCTGA
- a CDS encoding ProQ/FINO family protein: protein MTDTATPQEEIQEVQPAEAEGTAAQQQQQPSADGRPPRAPRAPRQPRQQQQQKQKPKQAAQQPQQRARKVHPALEKLFELYPHMFGARFLPLKLGVFQDLLEKHPDDFKKDELKVALGLHARSTRYLEAVAAGLARHDLDGNPVEPVAPEHVHHAILELHRRRVQRNPGEDLRAQLVARIARAVEASGLDREAYAVLVRSRDEETNAVLDEALVELARQAAKREALLRAFEASGRSSEHEFAEMYGMDAGEVGRTLARARAERQPAAPAA, encoded by the coding sequence ATGACCGACACCGCCACGCCCCAAGAAGAAATCCAGGAAGTCCAGCCGGCGGAAGCCGAGGGCACCGCCGCGCAGCAGCAGCAGCAGCCGAGCGCCGATGGACGCCCGCCCCGGGCGCCGCGCGCGCCGCGCCAGCCGCGGCAGCAGCAGCAGCAAAAGCAGAAGCCGAAGCAGGCGGCACAGCAGCCGCAGCAGCGCGCACGCAAGGTGCACCCCGCGCTGGAGAAGCTGTTCGAGCTGTACCCCCACATGTTCGGCGCGCGCTTCCTGCCGCTCAAGCTCGGCGTGTTCCAGGACCTGCTCGAGAAGCACCCCGACGACTTCAAGAAGGACGAGCTCAAGGTTGCGCTGGGCCTGCACGCACGCTCCACGCGCTACCTCGAGGCGGTGGCCGCGGGCCTTGCGCGCCACGACCTCGACGGCAATCCGGTGGAGCCGGTCGCGCCCGAGCATGTGCACCACGCCATCCTCGAGCTGCACCGCCGCCGCGTGCAGCGCAACCCCGGCGAGGACCTGCGTGCGCAGCTCGTGGCGCGCATCGCCCGCGCCGTGGAAGCCTCGGGCCTGGACCGCGAGGCCTACGCGGTGCTGGTGCGCTCGCGCGACGAGGAAACCAACGCCGTGCTCGACGAAGCGCTGGTCGAGCTGGCCCGCCAGGCCGCCAAGCGCGAGGCGCTGCTGCGCGCCTTCGAAGCGAGCGGCCGCAGCAGCGAACACGAGTTCGCCGAGATGTACGGCATGGATGCCGGCGAAGTGGGCCGCACGCTCGCCCGCGCACGGGCCGAGCGGCAGCCGGCGGCTCCGGCGGCCTGA
- a CDS encoding flavin reductase family protein, whose translation MAVPNDDFHFYEPAKGHGLPHDPFNAMVGPRPIGWISSQDENGRLNLAPYSFFNAFNYTPPIVGFASIGAKDSLHNIRQTREFGWNLATRPLAEQMNQSCAPVPPEVNEFELAGLTPAASRRIAVPRVAESPVSFECRLTQLLQLQGVDGVPVPTWLILGEVVGVHIARHLLKNGIYDTAAAQPILRGGGPADYFEISPDNLFKMFRPR comes from the coding sequence ATGGCCGTGCCGAACGACGATTTCCACTTCTACGAGCCTGCCAAGGGCCACGGCCTGCCGCACGATCCGTTCAATGCGATGGTCGGCCCGCGGCCGATCGGATGGATTTCGTCGCAGGACGAGAACGGCAGGCTCAACCTCGCGCCCTACAGCTTCTTCAACGCCTTCAACTACACGCCGCCCATCGTGGGCTTTGCGAGCATCGGCGCCAAGGACAGCCTGCACAACATCCGCCAGACGCGCGAGTTCGGCTGGAACCTGGCCACCCGGCCGCTGGCCGAGCAGATGAACCAGTCGTGCGCCCCCGTGCCGCCCGAGGTGAACGAGTTCGAGCTCGCCGGCCTCACGCCCGCGGCGTCGCGCCGCATCGCGGTGCCGCGCGTGGCCGAGAGCCCGGTGTCCTTCGAGTGCCGGCTCACGCAGCTGCTGCAGCTCCAGGGCGTGGACGGCGTGCCGGTGCCCACCTGGCTGATCCTCGGCGAAGTGGTGGGCGTGCACATCGCGCGTCACCTGCTGAAGAACGGCATCTACGACACCGCCGCGGCGCAGCCCATCCTGCGCGGCGGCGGCCCGGCCGACTACTTCGAGATCAGCCCCGACAATCTCTTCAAGATGTTCCGCCCGCGCTGA
- a CDS encoding NAD(P)/FAD-dependent oxidoreductase produces the protein MLRLSELKLPLDHAPDALAALIARTLDVPLEAIASHTVFKRSFDARKADLLTVYIADVQLADAGLEAALLAKHVAHPHIQAAPDMRYTPPAQAPEGAPRPVVIGFGPCGIFAALMLAKMGFKPIVLERGKTVRQRTRDTWGLWRKSVLDPESNVQFGEGGAGTFSDGKLYSQIKDPRFLGRKVMEEFVKAGAPPEILYVAHPHIGTFKLVKVVENIREQIVALGGEIRFEQRVTDVQIENGQLRGLTVLDQATGQASELRADHVVMALGHSSRDTFAMLHARGVHIEAKPFSIGFRVEHPQGLIDRARWGRHAGHPLLGAADYKLVHHASNGRSVYSFCMCPGGTVVAATSEPGRVVTNGMSQYSRNERNANAGIVVGIDPRDFPGWTPGTAGDALAGIALQRELESKAFVLGGGDYRAPGQLVGDFIAGKPSTALGSVMPSYKPGVTPTDLHQALPAYAIEAMREAFPAFGRKIKGFDLHDAVLTGVETRTSSPIRITRGDDFQSLNVRGLYPAGEGASYAGGILSAGVDGIKVAEAVARSVAGK, from the coding sequence ATGCTGAGACTCTCCGAACTCAAACTCCCACTGGACCACGCCCCCGACGCGCTGGCCGCCCTGATCGCCCGGACGCTGGACGTCCCGCTCGAAGCGATCGCTTCCCACACCGTCTTCAAGCGCAGCTTCGATGCGCGCAAGGCCGACCTGCTCACGGTCTACATCGCCGACGTGCAGCTGGCCGACGCCGGACTCGAAGCCGCGCTGCTCGCGAAGCACGTTGCGCATCCGCACATCCAGGCCGCGCCCGACATGCGCTACACCCCGCCCGCGCAGGCGCCCGAAGGCGCCCCCCGGCCGGTGGTGATCGGCTTCGGCCCCTGCGGCATCTTCGCGGCGCTGATGCTCGCGAAGATGGGCTTCAAGCCCATCGTGCTGGAGCGCGGCAAGACCGTGCGCCAGCGCACCCGCGACACCTGGGGCCTGTGGCGCAAGAGCGTGCTCGACCCCGAGTCGAACGTGCAGTTCGGCGAAGGCGGCGCCGGCACCTTCTCCGACGGCAAGCTCTACAGCCAGATCAAGGACCCGCGCTTCCTCGGCCGCAAGGTGATGGAAGAGTTCGTGAAGGCCGGCGCCCCGCCCGAGATCCTTTACGTCGCGCATCCGCACATCGGCACCTTCAAGCTGGTGAAGGTGGTGGAGAACATCCGCGAGCAGATCGTGGCGCTCGGCGGCGAGATCCGCTTCGAGCAGCGCGTGACCGACGTGCAGATCGAGAACGGCCAGCTTCGCGGCCTCACCGTGCTCGACCAGGCCACCGGCCAGGCGAGCGAGCTGCGCGCCGACCACGTGGTGATGGCGCTCGGCCACAGCTCGCGCGACACCTTTGCCATGCTGCATGCGCGCGGCGTGCACATCGAGGCCAAGCCCTTTTCCATCGGCTTTCGCGTCGAGCACCCTCAGGGCCTGATCGACCGCGCGCGCTGGGGCCGCCATGCGGGCCATCCGCTGCTCGGCGCGGCCGACTACAAGCTGGTGCACCACGCGAGCAACGGCCGCTCGGTCTACAGCTTCTGCATGTGCCCGGGCGGCACCGTGGTGGCGGCCACCAGCGAACCGGGCCGCGTGGTCACCAACGGCATGAGCCAGTATTCGCGCAACGAGCGCAACGCCAACGCGGGCATCGTGGTGGGCATCGATCCGCGCGACTTTCCCGGCTGGACGCCCGGGACCGCGGGCGATGCGCTCGCCGGCATCGCACTGCAGCGCGAGCTCGAGTCGAAGGCCTTCGTGCTCGGCGGCGGCGACTACCGCGCGCCCGGCCAGCTGGTGGGCGACTTCATCGCGGGCAAGCCCTCGACCGCGCTCGGCAGCGTGATGCCTTCGTACAAGCCCGGCGTCACACCCACCGACCTGCACCAGGCGCTGCCGGCCTATGCCATCGAGGCGATGCGCGAGGCCTTTCCCGCCTTCGGCCGCAAGATCAAGGGCTTCGACCTGCACGATGCGGTGCTCACCGGCGTGGAAACGCGCACCTCCTCGCCGATCCGCATCACGCGCGGCGACGACTTCCAGAGCCTCAACGTGCGCGGCCTCTATCCCGCCGGCGAAGGCGCGAGCTATGCGGGCGGCATCCTGTCGGCCGGCGTCGACGGCATCAAGGTCGCCGAAGCCGTTGCGCGCAGCGTCGCCGGAAAATGA
- the cysK gene encoding cysteine synthase A — translation MKAQNILQTIGNTPHIRINRLFGNAKQQVWVKSERANPGGSIKDRIALSMVEDAEKSGALKPGGTIVEPTSGNTGIGLAMVAAVKGYKLILVMPDSMSVERRRLMLAYGATFDLTPRAGGMKASIARAEEIVAGTPGAWMPQQFNNPANIDVHVRTTAEEIAADFPDGIDVLITGVGTGGHITGVARVLKKKWPKLQVFAVEPVASPVISGGQPSPHPIQGIGAGFIPKNLDTSLLDGVLQVDAEPAREMARRCAVEEGMLVGISSGATLAAIAQKLPSLAPDAVVLGFNYDTGERYLSVEGFLPA, via the coding sequence ATGAAGGCCCAGAACATCCTCCAGACCATCGGCAACACGCCGCATATCCGCATCAACCGCCTGTTCGGCAATGCGAAGCAGCAGGTGTGGGTCAAGTCCGAGCGCGCCAACCCCGGCGGCTCCATCAAGGACCGCATCGCGCTGTCGATGGTGGAAGACGCCGAGAAGTCCGGCGCGCTGAAGCCCGGCGGCACCATCGTCGAACCCACCTCGGGCAACACCGGCATCGGCCTGGCCATGGTCGCCGCCGTCAAGGGCTACAAGCTGATCCTCGTGATGCCCGACAGCATGTCGGTCGAGCGCCGCCGCCTCATGCTCGCCTACGGCGCCACCTTCGACCTGACGCCGCGCGCCGGCGGCATGAAGGCCTCCATTGCGCGGGCCGAGGAAATCGTGGCCGGCACGCCGGGCGCCTGGATGCCGCAGCAGTTCAACAACCCCGCCAACATCGACGTGCACGTGCGCACCACGGCCGAGGAAATCGCGGCCGACTTCCCCGACGGCATCGACGTGCTGATCACCGGCGTGGGCACCGGCGGCCACATCACGGGCGTGGCGCGGGTGCTCAAGAAGAAGTGGCCGAAGCTGCAGGTGTTCGCGGTGGAGCCGGTGGCCTCGCCGGTGATCTCGGGAGGCCAGCCCTCGCCGCACCCGATCCAGGGCATTGGCGCGGGCTTCATCCCGAAGAACCTCGACACCTCGCTGCTCGACGGCGTGCTGCAGGTCGACGCCGAACCGGCGCGCGAAATGGCCCGCCGCTGCGCAGTCGAGGAAGGCATGCTGGTGGGCATTTCCTCCGGCGCCACGCTCGCGGCCATCGCCCAGAAGCTGCCCTCGCTGGCGCCCGATGCGGTGGTGCTGGGGTTCAACTACGACACCGGCGAGCGCTATCTCTCGGTCGAAGGCTTCCTGCCAGCCTGA
- a CDS encoding MarR family winged helix-turn-helix transcriptional regulator: protein MAHVSKTREAALMSLGMALSLLQRGYRAAADKAVAHVGLSQSLAWPIVMIGRMHGGVRQGVLAEALGIEGPSLVRSIDQLVEAGFVERREDPADRRAKTLHLTPAGEAACQPIEAALRGMRATLFEGVADEDIAACLRVFAVLGERLGRAAPGPQEGRR from the coding sequence ATGGCCCATGTCTCGAAGACGCGCGAAGCCGCGCTGATGTCGCTCGGCATGGCGCTCTCGCTGCTGCAGCGCGGCTACCGGGCCGCGGCCGACAAGGCGGTGGCGCATGTCGGGCTTTCGCAGTCGCTGGCGTGGCCGATCGTGATGATCGGCCGGATGCACGGCGGCGTGCGCCAGGGCGTGCTCGCCGAGGCGCTGGGCATCGAGGGGCCTTCGCTGGTGCGCTCGATCGACCAGCTGGTGGAGGCCGGTTTCGTGGAGCGCCGCGAAGACCCGGCCGACCGCCGCGCCAAGACGCTGCACCTCACGCCGGCCGGCGAGGCCGCCTGCCAGCCCATCGAGGCCGCGCTGCGCGGCATGCGCGCCACGCTGTTCGAAGGCGTGGCCGACGAGGACATCGCCGCCTGCCTGCGCGTGTTCGCGGTGCTCGGAGAACGGCTCGGCCGCGCAGCACCGGGG